The Candidatus Eisenbacteria bacterium genome segment GCAACATACCAGAAACGCAGACAGCGCGTCGCACGGCAAGGTCGCCGCGAACAGGTACAAGGGGATCGACCAGCGCGGTGTCGTCGCCGGACTCCTCCGCCACTGGACGACTGGCGTCCAGAACAAGAGCCCCGTCGCGAAGAAGCTCGCGGCCTGGACGTCATGCCACCAGCGCGAACGCACGCCCAGCTCAAAGGCGGCGGGAACATGCCATCCGATCAGGGCCACCACCGGGGCGAGCCAACAGACCACGGGGTTCGTGAGGAGCCGTCGAAGCGATCTCGTGCGTAGCGAACGGAGGACCTGCCAGAACGCGCGGCGAGCCGGACGCCAGGGCAGTCCGTACCGAAGTGGCAGGGCCGGCGCGCCGATGAGGATCAACGGCGGCGCAACCGCCATCAGCAAGACATGCTGCACCATGTGAACCGAGAGGAGCTCATGATGGAATGCCGTGAGCGGAGACCCGATCGCGGTCCACACCGACAGTAGTCCGATCACGAAGGCACCGAGCTGCCGAACCGTCATCGCGCTCGGAACCCTTCCCCGAATGCGAAACCAGCCGCGCGCATACACCAACGCCACGAGAGCCGCCGAGAGTGTCGCCGGCATCTCGCATGTCGCGTGGACCGGATGCACCATGGGTGACCCTACGGCCGCAGCGAGGACGCTCCGTCCCCGCCCGTGCTCAGCGCGACCGCCCGAGAGGCATCGCGTGCCGGCGACTGCCCGGCGGGATGCAGTGTTTCGAGGAACGCCACGAGCGCCGTGGTCTCCGCAGGGCTCAGGTTCTTTCCGTACGCGGGCATGTTGCCGCCGCCCTGGATGACTTGGCGGATCAGTTGATCCTGCGTGAGCCGGACGGCGACGGAATCGAGCGCCGGTCCGCGCTGCCCGCCGCGGTCGTCCAGCGCATGGCAGTTGTGGCACTGCTTGACTTGAAACACGAGCGCTCCTTGCCGCTCCAGCGCCGTGCTGCCCTTCAGATATCGCGGAGGAATCGGGTCGCTGCTCCACGCATCCATCGCCGGACTCCACGGTGCATGACCGGACAGATGGGTGAAGGTCCCGAGCGCGACCGCCACGAGCAGGATGGTCAGCACCGCGATCGGGCGCCGCTGCCAGCTCTTCTCGCCCTCACCGGACACGAAGGGAAGTCCAAGCAGCACGAGCAGCACGATCGCCGGTCCGATCAACAACACGGGAGTTTCCAGCGACGGCGGGAGCAACGACAACACGGCATAGAGCCATAAGAAGAAGAAATCGGGGCGCGGCGCAGTCTGGATGATCGTCGGGTCGGGCGTACCGCCTGGACCGAAGGGGCCGAGCATTGCAGCGCACGCGGCAATCGACAGCAGCATGCAGCCGGAGAAGAAGATGTCCTTCCACACGGCGGCCGGGACGAACGGCACCCCCTGCGCGCCATGCGTCAGCTGATGATACTCCTGGAGATACGTCGCGCGGCGCACGACACGCCCCGGCATCGGCCATTCGTTGACGCCGAGCCTCAGCACCAGAAGCAGATGCACGGCAATGAATGCGATCAGCAGTCCGGGGATGACGAACACATGCAGCGCGAAGAAGCGCGACAGCGTCGTGCCCGCGATGATCGGACCGCCGAGCAACAGGTTCACCAGCCACGGCCCGAGCACCGGGACCCGGCTGGAGATCGACGCGCCGATCCCGAGTCCCCAATAGGCATCCTGATCGAACCGCAGGACCTGCCCCGTGAACGCCATGCCGAGCGTCATCAGGAGCAAGAGGACGCCGACGATCCAGGTCAACTCTCTGGGGAATTTGTATGCCCCGAAGAGGAAGACCTGCACCATGTGAATGAGGACGATGGCGATCATGAAATTCGAGCCCCATCCGTGCAGCGCGCGGATGAACCAGCCCATGGAGATTTCGTGATTCAGGAGCTGCAGGCTGTTCCAGGCCTCGCCCGCCGACGGCACATACACCAGGGCGAGCAGAATGCCGGTGACGATCTGCAGGACGAAAACGGTCAGCGCGGCACTGCCGAACACGTAGAACCAGCTCGCGGTCTGGCGCGGGATCGGGTGCGCCATCGTCGCCTGGATGGGGGCGGCGAGTTGGAGGCGCTGATCGAGCCACTCGCTTACACGCTGGATCAAGCGCACGACGGCTTCTCCGCGGCGACGGCCGCCAGGCGCCCGGGCGTGGGGAGTTCACCGGCTTTGATGAGAAGATTTCCCGCTTCGATCTTGTAGCGATACTCGAACAAGCCACGGTCCGGTGGTCCGGAGGCGCGCGAGCCGTCCGCGTAGTACGCGCCACCGTGGCAGGGGCACATGAACAAGTCGGATTGCGGGAACCAACGGACGGGGCACCCGAGGTGCGCGCAGTTGACGGCGAAGACCTGAAAGTCGTCACCTGCAACGTGGCGCACCCAGCAGGCGATTGTCCCCGTTTCGCCGTCCCACGGGTTCACCACCGGGTTGCGATAGGTCGCGAAACGCGTCTGACCTTGGGGGAACTGATCGAGAGAGCCGAGTGAGAGCCACGCCTCGTATCCTGGCCGGCGCTCACGCGTGAGCGGGGACAGGATGTAGCGCACGATGGGTACGCCCATCAGCGTCGCGACGAGCACGTTGAAGCCGACCCCAAGCCTGACGAGCAACGCCCGTCGCGACAGTCCCTCGGTCACGGTCATTGAAGTCCTCCCACGGTGAACGCCTCACGCGCGTCTCGGCTACTCGAGTCCGGTCGTGAAAGCCGCGGCCGTCGCGCCGCCAGCCAAGCGACGACGTCGGAGACATCCTCGGACGACAGCGGTGTGCCCGGCACGTTGCCCCGCCAGTCTGGAGCGCCCATTTCGGGCCGCCCGACGATGACGGTCGTGCGCAAGCCCTGGTCGCTCACCAGGGCGAGATACGTACCCTCGACGATCGAGCCGGCGCGCTGTCCTCCGCGCCCGTCGGCACCGTGACACGAAGAGCAATAGCGGGCGTACACGTCCGCGCCCCGCGCGGGATTGCCGGCCGCCGGCGCAGCGTAGGGCGGAACGTCCGCATCGCCGAGGACGTTCGGCTTGCCCCAGCGCGCGCGGATGCCCTTCACGATGGCGTCGATCTGCTCCTCGGTCAGCAGACCTCCAGCGCCCTGCGCGAACGCCGGCATGGCGGTTCCCGGAACACCGTCGCTGGTGACACGGCGGATCGTCGCGTCGTCCGCGATGGCGAGATACACGGGGTCGGCCAACCCGATCGCCGCTCCCCCGCTGCCGTTCGCCCCGTGGCATCCGGCGCAGTTCGTCGCGTAGAGCAGGCCGAAGTCGACGACCTTGTTGGGCGCAACCACTGCGGAGTCCGCCGCCGGGCGTCCAGGCGCACCGTCGCACCCGAAGGCCGTGCTCACGAGGGCGGCGAGCAGAAGGACCCGATAGCTCATTCCCCTCGATCCTCCGGGTGTTCATGCATCAGCCCGGGCGCTTCGAGACCGGCGCGCACGGCGAACGGCAGGCGCTGCCAGGTACGGACGCGCTCGTGCCGAGACACGACGATGCCCGCGACGACCCCGAATCCCACCTGCGACAGCACGAACCAGAGCCAGTTGATCCGTGCATTGAGCACCGGATTGATGATGCCGAGCGCGCTGTAGAGGAGGCCGGACCACATCAGCGGCGCGATGAAGCCTCCCAGCAGAATGGGCCGGCGCGGTAACATCGGCAGCATCGCGCCATAGAGCACCCCGACCAGCAGAGACGTCAGGAGGTGAATCAGCACCGCGACGAGGAACGCATTGAGATGAAACGCGGCGAGCTGCTCCGTGCTCGCCGTTACTGCGGCCGGGAAGAAGCCGGCAGCGAGCAGATTGATCGGATACCAGACGCTGCGCTGGCTCAGCAGCCCGTACAGCATCGCCAAGACGGCCATGGCGACGGCGCCAGCCAGACCGCCCCTGATGCCCGCCGAGACCGGATAGGTCTCCAGCGGCAGCCACGCGCGGGGCAGTTCGCCGGCGAGCTCGATGCGCGCCACGTTGCGCCGCGACGTCACCGCCGCCGGCAGTTCCGGCCGTACGGGCACGACGTCGTGTGCCTCCTGCGGCAGCACGTCTCGGAACCAGCCAACGGCGCCCGCGATCATGAGGAGGGCACCCAGAACGCTGAGCGACTCGTTCGTCACCAGTCCGGCGAACAGCAGCGTGGTGCCGAACGCGAGCACGAGCGGCCATGCGGTCGGGGCAGGAACTTCGAGGGTGTTCGGCATTCCTGCCCGGGCGTTCGTGGGTGCGTCAGTGGCCATTCACCTGTCCCTGCCTCACCGCCCGATGACGTAGACCACGGTGAAGACGACGATCCAGACCGCGTCG includes the following:
- a CDS encoding cytochrome c oxidase assembly protein; translation: MVHPVHATCEMPATLSAALVALVYARGWFRIRGRVPSAMTVRQLGAFVIGLLSVWTAIGSPLTAFHHELLSVHMVQHVLLMAVAPPLILIGAPALPLRYGLPWRPARRAFWQVLRSLRTRSLRRLLTNPVVCWLAPVVALIGWHVPAAFELGVRSRWWHDVQAASFFATGLLFWTPVVQWRRSPATTPRWSIPLYLFAATLPCDALSAFLVCCDRVVYPSYLSAPRLLHVSPLGDQECAGALMWVSVTLIYVVPAVVVTLQILSPPRMYPRRVVRGIALRWSRAAEPQVG
- a CDS encoding cytochrome b N-terminal domain-containing protein, producing MRLIQRVSEWLDQRLQLAAPIQATMAHPIPRQTASWFYVFGSAALTVFVLQIVTGILLALVYVPSAGEAWNSLQLLNHEISMGWFIRALHGWGSNFMIAIVLIHMVQVFLFGAYKFPRELTWIVGVLLLLMTLGMAFTGQVLRFDQDAYWGLGIGASISSRVPVLGPWLVNLLLGGPIIAGTTLSRFFALHVFVIPGLLIAFIAVHLLLVLRLGVNEWPMPGRVVRRATYLQEYHQLTHGAQGVPFVPAAVWKDIFFSGCMLLSIAACAAMLGPFGPGGTPDPTIIQTAPRPDFFFLWLYAVLSLLPPSLETPVLLIGPAIVLLVLLGLPFVSGEGEKSWQRRPIAVLTILLVAVALGTFTHLSGHAPWSPAMDAWSSDPIPPRYLKGSTALERQGALVFQVKQCHNCHALDDRGGQRGPALDSVAVRLTQDQLIRQVIQGGGNMPAYGKNLSPAETTALVAFLETLHPAGQSPARDASRAVALSTGGDGASSLRP
- a CDS encoding Rieske 2Fe-2S domain-containing protein; this encodes MTVTEGLSRRALLVRLGVGFNVLVATLMGVPIVRYILSPLTRERRPGYEAWLSLGSLDQFPQGQTRFATYRNPVVNPWDGETGTIACWVRHVAGDDFQVFAVNCAHLGCPVRWFPQSDLFMCPCHGGAYYADGSRASGPPDRGLFEYRYKIEAGNLLIKAGELPTPGRLAAVAAEKPSCA
- a CDS encoding c-type cytochrome; protein product: MSYRVLLLAALVSTAFGCDGAPGRPAADSAVVAPNKVVDFGLLYATNCAGCHGANGSGGAAIGLADPVYLAIADDATIRRVTSDGVPGTAMPAFAQGAGGLLTEEQIDAIVKGIRARWGKPNVLGDADVPPYAAPAAGNPARGADVYARYCSSCHGADGRGGQRAGSIVEGTYLALVSDQGLRTTVIVGRPEMGAPDWRGNVPGTPLSSEDVSDVVAWLAARRPRLSRPDSSSRDAREAFTVGGLQ